AGTTTAAAATAGTTTACTTAAATTTATCTTTTAAACTGAAACTTAAACAACTTTGAAAACCACAAACAATAACATTACTATAGACGGTATCGACAAAAAGATACTTCGTGCTTTAATGCAAGATGCCCGTACACCTGTTTTAGAAATTGCACGACAAGTTGGTATCTCAGGCGCTGCCATACACCAACGGTTACGTAAATTAGAAAAGTCAAAACTTATTGCAGGATCTAAATTTGTTATAAACCCAAAAGTATTAGGCTATACAACTATGGCATTTGTTGGTATTTATTTGGACAAAGCTATGAGTAACCCAGAAGCTGTAAAACACTTAAAAAAAATACCTGAAGTTCTAGAATGCCATTACACTACAGGAAATTGGAGTATCCTTATCAAAATACTATGCAAGGATAACGAGCATTTAATGCACTTACTAAATAATGATATTCAATCTATTGCTGGTGTTTCAAGAACAGAAACTTTCATTTCACTAGATCAGCAAATTGAACGTCAGATTAAAATTTAAAAATAGCTGCTAGAGGTCTTTCTAAGTAATTCTATGTATTCCCTATTTATTTAGCAAACATTTATGGCCACCCATATTTCTCAAAAAAACTATAAACCAACACAATAAACAACTATATATTAAAAAGTAAAAGCGGGAATTCTATAAAGAATCCCCGCTTTTTTTTATGAAAAAAGTATTTTGAATTTACTTTTTTATAATTAATTTTTTAGAAATTATATTTGAACGATCTCTAGCTTTAACAAGATACATACCTTCACTTAAATCCCCAATATATAAATCCGTTACTATATTAGCCTTTATTTTAAATGCCTTGACGGTCTGACCTAATAAATTAACTATTTCAAAGTCTCCACTAATAGCAGACTTAAAACTAACATTGTTACTACTAGGGTTTGGATACATAGAAAATTTAACTTCATTTTCAAACGTATCTATACCTAATGTAGATATTGTAACACAAAGTGATTCAACAACACACCCTCCAGAAGTAACAACCACTTTATAATCACCATTTGTTAAAGGTGTAAAATCTTGCGCGGTCTCTCCTGTCAACAAAGTACTAGGGCATTGATACCATTGATATGTTGCTCCAGCTTCATTCGCTGTTAACACAACACCTACCTGAGTGATTGTATTGTCTACACTTAATACCTCTACAGTATCACTAGCAGAATTCGTGCAGCCATTAGCATTTGTAAAGGCGTAAGTAATTGTATGTGTTCCAACACCAGCTGCTGCTGGGTCAAAAGAATACGTCATGCCGTTACCATCGTCTGTAACTCCTGCTCCAGAATACACACCGCCAGTAGCTATTCCTCCACCTAAACCAGTTTGTTCACCTGCATCAATACATAAATCTGCTGGTGCCGTAAAGGCTACTGTTGGTAAAGCGAATACTTCTATAGCGTCAGAAGCTGCGTTTGTGCAACCATTAGCGTTTGTAAAGGCGTAACTAATTGTATGTGT
This portion of the Olleya sp. Bg11-27 genome encodes:
- a CDS encoding Lrp/AsnC family transcriptional regulator; translation: MKTTNNNITIDGIDKKILRALMQDARTPVLEIARQVGISGAAIHQRLRKLEKSKLIAGSKFVINPKVLGYTTMAFVGIYLDKAMSNPEAVKHLKKIPEVLECHYTTGNWSILIKILCKDNEHLMHLLNNDIQSIAGVSRTETFISLDQQIERQIKI